A genome region from Blautia coccoides includes the following:
- a CDS encoding SpaA isopeptide-forming pilin-related protein → MRRTGHLRRLVSGFLAGMTLLSTVLSPMTAYAAEPKAEEKPPLYEEVKDLLDEDEVVKAKDYEITVGSEFDVTCDFTGLEIKDDKKVKVTFEEAKNEEGKDFALDHADSYKAVYYVEPVNEAHPKYQISRNLIVKEAETEVQAASEGGGEDAGSSGTEEAADDDEADSQTLSAEESETTETSMETEAATEPVTEAEPETEIVESTEVLPEEELDAALEESEGQETVDPETGLSVSDVLEQGEEQGIDMLSLEEGETVQFQAQALFASARSTTSVSVTRGAYYYYADYGLGSYLTAPYTVKFGDVTATAYCVQPSKPGPGDGTYTITKLSDGKTLAKVCYYGTKASGDEGFFAEKHPDFSTGKRFIITHLAAAYANGSSDAFSGTNSTGQALAMELYNYCVSQPEIPDVAMSFSNAKVKAYIDGNSQRTEEITFKADALQTITMKLPSGVKFHNVSTGKTSAAGASVEVSGGTKFYLSAPLTQAEDVSGSWAVTMKGSITKDYSAYKITTGSSTQDLALVFGEGVTDEKYVDFSVEWVKMAKIEIVKKDAGSNAKVAGAVYGIYSDEAGKNLIAKMPATDANGASSITIEKTQNTVYLKEISVPNGYVLDTKAYGINLVIGGTTKKDVTDKEQFADLTVYKEGEVLTGASVTDSGVVFQYTKQRLKGAVYNVYAGADIKAADGRVIFQKGALVKEGLTTGEDGSATLKNLHLGTYVVTETKAPADYVCKGESKTVTLSYAGQNVEVAVGNVTFANDRQKASVSVVKQDDTTKNPLSGGIYGLYAAEDIADVSGNVVVRKDTLIEKATTGNDGNAVYQADLPINHSYYVKELQAPVNYFRNSEDVFSFRFQYTNDKQASVAFTHTFENERVNATIHLVKKDKETGRNTQGDATFEGAVYGVYAKENIIHPDGKTGILYKAGSQVATMTVDKKGDASVEDLYLGKYYVKEITPPIGYLIDEGEYDLECSYEGDLVKTVERSTESSEQVMKQPFQVIKAANNGKTDADLLKGAGFTAYLKSSLKTNPDGSYDFASAKPVVLTADGKTEMFTDAKGYACSIPLPYGTYLVKETTTPHNYKPVDDFLVTISENHPDEPQIWRILLDDEFKAKLKIVKKDDETKRPVLVAGTEFKIYDLNHKKYVEQVTTYPTTVTHKSYFTDSQGYLILPNNLSIGHYRIEEVTAPDGYTLNQNYVEIEVDSNTAYQMDSVSGDVVIEVDYENHPVKGKLTVYKKGEMLAGFNKDFIYEEQFLKDAVFEVYAAEDIYSPDYQKDAEGNRIVVYAKDTLVTTITTGEDGMAVAENLPLGAYRVVEKTAPEGFVLNPEAEDVVFVYEGQDTPVVEQEVTIGDERQRVAITVEKQDAENGAVVAGAVFGIYNKEDITADGKVIVAADTLLQEMTSDEKGQAGCTLDLPLGSYYVKELKAPAGYVSSNEVLNFDASYQGQDVETVVLKAVKKNQPTTVEITKSDITTGTELDGASLKVLNKDGNVVDEWTSVKDAPHVIKRLVVGETYTLREEFAPYGYLKATDVEFTVEDNGDVQKVEMKDEVPTGLLIINKKGEFLDKVTLLDNAKGTVEHLFEYITGSLTEVTFHVYAAEDIKAADGVSEDYFKADELVGTITTDTNGIAQLGDLPVGKYYVKEAETAHGYVLDGEPRYVDLSYRDQDTPVVTYDEAWQNNRQKVKVTVLKKEKDTERVLAGGIFGLFTREDIKNVGGDVLMEADTLIELKTTDENGQITFMADLPVDGNYYVKELYAPDGFVTTNEEQDFTFEYAGADQAEVSYDFTFENEATTVELTKSDLTTGDELPGAHLKVTDEDGNVVDEWVSTEEAHVIKELVVGKTYTMTETKPADGYVTAESIEFTIENTAEIQKHEMKDDVTKVQISKTDITGDQEIPGAKLTILDENDQVVESWTSTEEPHYVEKLPIGRYTLREEQAPKGFILTADVSFEVKDTGEIQTVVMKDDTAKGKVILNKTDKETGEPLKGVEFELRDSKGKVLETLKTDAAGHAESSLYEIADYKDGKYAGEKKYYLVETKTLDGYTLDETEHEVVFAYKDDSTPIVEVTFDLTNDKPEVPQTTEGTPGTPSAGNPKTGDETNLWLPVVLLAVSVSGIAGLLAARRKRKRK, encoded by the coding sequence ATGAGAAGAACAGGACATTTAAGGAGACTTGTATCCGGATTTCTGGCAGGGATGACGCTGTTATCCACGGTGTTATCGCCCATGACAGCGTATGCGGCAGAACCCAAAGCGGAAGAAAAGCCGCCCCTTTATGAAGAGGTCAAGGATCTGCTGGACGAAGATGAAGTGGTAAAAGCCAAAGATTATGAAATTACTGTTGGCAGTGAATTCGACGTCACCTGTGATTTTACCGGGCTGGAGATCAAAGATGACAAAAAAGTAAAAGTCACTTTTGAGGAAGCTAAGAATGAAGAGGGAAAGGATTTTGCTTTAGACCACGCAGACAGTTATAAAGCCGTCTACTACGTGGAGCCGGTCAATGAGGCACATCCGAAGTACCAGATCAGCAGAAACCTGATCGTTAAAGAGGCGGAAACAGAAGTGCAGGCTGCTTCAGAAGGAGGCGGCGAAGATGCCGGTTCCAGCGGTACAGAGGAAGCGGCAGATGATGATGAGGCAGACTCGCAGACGTTATCTGCAGAAGAGAGTGAAACAACAGAAACTTCCATGGAGACGGAAGCTGCCACAGAACCAGTCACAGAGGCTGAACCAGAAACGGAAATAGTAGAAAGCACCGAAGTTCTTCCGGAAGAGGAACTGGATGCAGCACTGGAGGAAAGCGAAGGGCAGGAAACCGTTGACCCGGAGACCGGGCTTTCCGTATCTGATGTACTGGAACAGGGCGAAGAACAGGGAATTGATATGCTGAGCCTGGAAGAAGGCGAGACGGTACAGTTTCAGGCACAGGCACTGTTTGCAAGTGCCAGATCCACGACCTCCGTTAGTGTAACCAGAGGGGCATATTACTATTATGCAGATTATGGTCTGGGTTCTTACCTGACCGCACCTTATACCGTAAAGTTTGGTGATGTTACTGCTACTGCCTATTGCGTACAGCCATCCAAGCCGGGGCCGGGGGATGGAACTTATACGATCACAAAGCTGAGTGACGGAAAGACCTTAGCGAAAGTCTGCTACTACGGTACAAAAGCCAGCGGGGATGAAGGATTTTTCGCAGAAAAGCATCCGGATTTCTCTACCGGAAAGCGTTTTATCATTACCCATCTGGCAGCCGCTTATGCAAATGGAAGCAGTGATGCCTTTTCCGGCACCAACTCCACCGGACAGGCGCTGGCCATGGAACTCTATAACTACTGTGTGAGCCAGCCGGAGATCCCGGACGTGGCGATGTCATTTTCCAATGCGAAGGTAAAAGCCTATATTGACGGCAATTCCCAGAGAACGGAAGAGATCACTTTTAAGGCAGATGCGCTTCAGACCATTACGATGAAGCTTCCATCCGGCGTAAAATTCCACAACGTTTCAACCGGAAAGACCAGTGCGGCAGGGGCAAGCGTAGAAGTGTCCGGCGGCACAAAGTTCTATCTTTCCGCGCCTCTGACACAGGCGGAAGATGTAAGCGGCTCCTGGGCAGTGACCATGAAAGGAAGCATTACCAAGGATTATTCTGCTTATAAGATCACCACAGGGTCATCTACACAGGACCTGGCACTGGTATTTGGAGAAGGTGTCACAGATGAGAAGTATGTGGATTTCAGTGTGGAATGGGTGAAGATGGCAAAGATTGAGATCGTGAAAAAGGATGCCGGAAGCAATGCAAAGGTAGCCGGTGCGGTCTATGGCATTTACAGTGATGAAGCAGGAAAAAACCTGATCGCAAAGATGCCTGCAACCGATGCCAATGGTGCATCCAGTATAACGATTGAAAAGACACAGAATACCGTGTACCTGAAAGAGATTTCCGTACCGAATGGCTATGTGCTGGATACCAAAGCCTATGGGATCAACCTGGTCATCGGCGGAACCACAAAGAAAGACGTAACTGACAAGGAACAGTTTGCAGACCTGACCGTTTATAAGGAAGGGGAAGTGCTGACCGGTGCTTCTGTTACAGATTCCGGCGTTGTGTTCCAGTACACAAAACAGAGATTGAAAGGTGCTGTTTATAACGTGTATGCCGGAGCGGATATCAAAGCGGCAGATGGAAGGGTTATTTTCCAAAAGGGTGCCCTGGTAAAAGAGGGGCTGACCACCGGTGAGGATGGCAGTGCAACCCTTAAGAACCTGCATCTTGGCACTTACGTTGTAACAGAAACGAAAGCCCCTGCAGATTATGTGTGCAAAGGGGAATCCAAAACCGTCACCTTAAGCTATGCAGGACAGAACGTGGAAGTGGCAGTAGGAAATGTGACCTTTGCCAATGACCGCCAGAAGGCAAGCGTATCTGTGGTGAAACAGGACGATACCACAAAGAACCCGCTGTCCGGAGGAATTTACGGACTGTATGCGGCAGAAGATATCGCTGATGTATCCGGGAATGTGGTAGTGAGAAAAGATACCCTGATTGAAAAAGCAACAACCGGGAACGATGGAAACGCTGTATATCAGGCAGACCTGCCGATCAACCACAGCTATTATGTGAAAGAGCTGCAGGCACCTGTAAACTACTTCCGAAACAGTGAGGATGTATTCTCTTTCAGATTTCAGTACACCAACGATAAACAGGCATCCGTCGCATTTACCCATACGTTTGAGAATGAACGTGTCAATGCGACGATCCATCTGGTCAAGAAAGATAAAGAGACCGGAAGAAATACCCAGGGAGACGCTACCTTTGAAGGCGCTGTTTATGGAGTGTATGCAAAAGAAAACATCATCCATCCGGATGGAAAAACCGGCATCCTCTATAAAGCAGGAAGCCAGGTGGCAACCATGACGGTTGATAAAAAGGGTGATGCTTCTGTAGAAGACCTGTACCTTGGAAAATACTACGTGAAAGAGATCACACCGCCGATTGGATACCTGATCGACGAGGGTGAGTATGACCTGGAATGCAGTTATGAGGGAGACCTTGTAAAGACTGTGGAGCGCAGTACGGAATCTTCGGAACAGGTCATGAAACAGCCGTTCCAGGTGATTAAAGCGGCGAACAATGGAAAGACAGACGCAGACCTGTTAAAAGGTGCCGGATTTACTGCTTACTTAAAGAGCAGCCTTAAGACCAATCCGGACGGCAGTTACGATTTTGCATCTGCCAAGCCGGTAGTGCTGACCGCAGATGGAAAGACAGAGATGTTTACGGATGCCAAAGGCTATGCCTGCAGCATCCCGCTTCCGTATGGTACTTACCTTGTAAAGGAAACAACAACTCCGCACAATTATAAGCCGGTGGATGACTTTCTTGTTACCATCAGTGAAAACCATCCGGATGAGCCGCAGATCTGGCGGATCCTTCTGGATGATGAATTTAAAGCAAAGTTAAAGATCGTGAAGAAAGACGATGAAACAAAGAGGCCGGTGCTGGTGGCAGGTACAGAATTTAAGATTTATGACCTGAATCATAAGAAATATGTGGAACAGGTTACGACTTACCCGACCACTGTTACCCATAAATCCTACTTCACAGACAGCCAGGGTTATCTGATCCTTCCGAACAATTTAAGCATCGGACATTACCGGATCGAGGAAGTGACAGCCCCGGATGGCTATACCTTAAACCAGAATTATGTGGAGATCGAAGTGGATTCCAATACTGCATACCAGATGGATTCTGTCAGCGGGGATGTGGTGATTGAAGTAGATTACGAAAACCATCCGGTCAAAGGAAAGCTGACTGTTTACAAAAAAGGTGAGATGCTTGCTGGATTTAATAAGGATTTCATTTACGAAGAGCAGTTCCTGAAAGATGCCGTCTTTGAAGTGTATGCGGCAGAGGATATTTACTCCCCGGATTACCAGAAGGACGCAGAAGGAAACCGGATTGTAGTCTATGCAAAGGATACACTGGTGACTACGATCACAACCGGTGAGGATGGAATGGCAGTGGCAGAAAACCTTCCGCTTGGTGCTTATCGGGTGGTGGAAAAAACAGCCCCGGAAGGGTTTGTGTTAAATCCGGAGGCTGAAGATGTTGTCTTTGTCTATGAAGGTCAGGATACTCCGGTGGTAGAGCAGGAAGTGACAATCGGTGATGAAAGACAGAGGGTAGCGATTACGGTTGAAAAACAGGATGCGGAAAATGGAGCAGTTGTGGCAGGTGCCGTATTTGGTATCTACAACAAAGAAGATATTACCGCAGACGGCAAAGTAATTGTTGCGGCAGATACCCTCCTTCAGGAAATGACTTCGGATGAGAAGGGTCAGGCCGGCTGTACACTGGATCTTCCGCTTGGAAGCTACTATGTAAAAGAACTGAAAGCCCCGGCAGGGTATGTATCTTCCAATGAGGTCCTGAACTTTGATGCTTCCTATCAGGGACAGGATGTGGAAACGGTTGTTTTGAAAGCCGTGAAGAAAAACCAGCCGACCACAGTGGAGATCACAAAATCTGACATTACCACTGGAACAGAACTGGATGGTGCAAGCCTGAAAGTGCTGAATAAAGACGGGAATGTTGTGGATGAATGGACTTCTGTTAAGGATGCCCCGCATGTGATCAAACGTCTGGTAGTCGGGGAGACTTACACACTCCGGGAAGAATTTGCCCCGTATGGATACCTGAAAGCAACGGATGTGGAATTTACCGTGGAAGACAATGGCGATGTCCAGAAGGTTGAAATGAAGGATGAAGTGCCGACCGGGCTTCTGATCATCAACAAAAAGGGCGAATTCCTGGATAAAGTAACGCTTCTGGATAATGCAAAAGGCACGGTGGAGCATCTGTTTGAGTATATCACCGGAAGCCTTACCGAAGTTACTTTTCACGTTTATGCCGCTGAAGATATCAAAGCGGCAGATGGTGTCAGCGAGGATTATTTCAAAGCAGATGAACTGGTGGGAACCATTACCACAGATACCAATGGTATTGCACAGCTTGGGGATCTTCCGGTTGGAAAATACTATGTGAAAGAGGCAGAAACTGCCCATGGTTATGTGCTGGATGGGGAGCCAAGATATGTGGATTTAAGTTACCGTGACCAGGATACCCCGGTGGTAACGTATGATGAAGCATGGCAGAATAACCGCCAGAAAGTCAAAGTGACCGTCCTGAAAAAGGAAAAAGACACCGAACGAGTTCTGGCAGGCGGTATCTTCGGATTGTTTACAAGGGAGGATATCAAAAATGTGGGCGGTGATGTCCTGATGGAAGCAGATACGCTCATTGAGCTTAAGACCACGGATGAAAACGGTCAGATCACCTTTATGGCAGACCTGCCGGTAGACGGCAACTATTATGTGAAGGAGCTGTATGCCCCGGATGGTTTTGTGACCACCAATGAGGAACAGGATTTCACCTTTGAATATGCCGGTGCGGACCAGGCAGAGGTAAGCTATGATTTTACCTTTGAAAATGAGGCAACAACCGTGGAATTGACAAAATCCGACCTGACAACAGGGGATGAACTCCCGGGTGCCCACCTGAAAGTGACCGATGAGGATGGAAATGTTGTGGATGAATGGGTATCCACAGAAGAAGCCCATGTGATCAAAGAGCTGGTAGTCGGCAAAACCTACACCATGACAGAAACCAAACCTGCAGATGGATATGTAACCGCAGAAAGCATCGAATTTACCATCGAGAATACTGCGGAAATCCAGAAGCATGAAATGAAGGATGATGTGACAAAGGTACAGATCAGCAAGACAGATATCACCGGAGACCAGGAGATCCCGGGTGCGAAGCTTACGATCCTGGATGAAAATGACCAGGTAGTGGAAAGCTGGACTTCCACAGAGGAGCCGCATTATGTGGAGAAGCTGCCGATTGGCAGATACACACTCAGGGAAGAACAGGCACCGAAAGGATTTATCCTGACAGCCGATGTCTCCTTTGAAGTGAAAGATACCGGCGAGATCCAGACGGTTGTTATGAAGGATGATACCGCAAAAGGTAAAGTGATCCTGAATAAAACAGATAAGGAAACCGGAGAGCCATTAAAAGGCGTGGAATTTGAACTCCGTGACAGCAAAGGGAAGGTACTGGAGACCTTAAAGACGGATGCTGCCGGTCATGCGGAGAGCAGCCTTTATGAGATTGCAGATTACAAAGACGGTAAATATGCCGGTGAGAAGAAATATTATCTGGTGGAAACCAAGACGCTGGATGGATATACACTGGATGAGACCGAGCATGAGGTGGTATTTGCCTACAAAGATGACAGCACACCGATTGTGGAAGTGACCTTTGACCTGACAAATGACAAGCCGGAAGTGCCACAGACAACGGAAGGCACACCGGGAACACCGTCAGCAGGTAATCCGAAGACCGGGGATGAGACGAATCTCTGGCTTCCGGTGGTACTGCTGGCAGTATCTGTAAGCGGCATTGCCGGACTTCTGGCAGCCAGAAGAAAGAGAAAAAGAAAATAG
- a CDS encoding MT-A70 family methyltransferase, with protein sequence MKKYPVIYADPPWQYRVYSKKGLGRSAESHYPTMGIDEIRALPVAELAEKDCALFLWVTVPCLLEGLSVLQAWGFQYKTIAFVWIKQNKKADSLFWGMGYWTRSNAEFCILATRGSPKRQSAGVHQVIVSHIEEHSKKPQEARERIVQLMGDVPRIELFARQKTPGWDVWGNEVESDIEMESRKEE encoded by the coding sequence ATGAAAAAATATCCGGTTATCTATGCAGATCCGCCATGGCAGTACCGTGTGTATTCCAAAAAAGGATTAGGGCGGAGTGCAGAGAGCCATTACCCCACAATGGGGATTGATGAGATCCGTGCCCTGCCGGTGGCGGAGCTGGCAGAAAAGGACTGTGCCCTATTTTTGTGGGTGACGGTCCCGTGCCTGCTGGAAGGGCTTTCCGTCCTTCAGGCATGGGGATTCCAGTATAAGACCATTGCTTTTGTCTGGATCAAGCAGAATAAGAAAGCGGACAGCCTGTTCTGGGGAATGGGGTACTGGACAAGGAGCAATGCCGAATTCTGTATCCTGGCAACCAGAGGTTCACCGAAACGGCAGTCTGCCGGAGTCCATCAGGTGATTGTATCCCACATCGAGGAACACAGCAAAAAGCCGCAGGAAGCAAGGGAGAGGATCGTGCAGCTGATGGGAGATGTCCCCCGCATTGAGCTGTTTGCCAGGCAGAAGACGCCCGGATGGGATGTCTGGGGGAATGAAGTAGAATCCGATATTGAAATGGAGAGCAGAAAGGAAGAGTGA
- a CDS encoding DNA topoisomerase 3 — MKLVIAEKPSVAMALAKVVGARERKDGYVEGKEYLISWCVGHLVAFCDASEYDERYKKWRYEDLPIIPEEWKRKVLDGTKKQFQILKKLMNSKEVDEVICATDAGREGELIFRFVYEQAGCKKPVKRLWISSMEERAIKEGFASLKDGSCYEDLYQSALCRAKADWLVGINASRLFSVLYNQNLKVGRVQTPTLAMIVDRNQKVKEFVKEKYYVAHLTFGEFDAVSEHFQKKEEADKVASDCKERMCQVEKEDVQTKTMRAPKLYDLTSLQRDANRLFGYTAQQTLDSVQEMYEKKLVTYPRTDSQYLTDEMGNSTKQLIQLLLSRMPFAEGIAYEPDISKVLNSKKVSDHHAIIPTSEVEKADLQKLKEKERNILYLISARVLTATADPYIYETHKCQLTCNFHTFYFNARKTKQEGFQAIEKKLKHFLGVREPEQEAEFDLYLGRNIGPCSTSVSENFTQPPRQYTEDTLLAAMERAGNEELTEDTEKKGLGTPATRAGIIEKLIQSGFVKREKKNLVPTDAGNVLVTVLPDEIKSPKMTAEWEMALNHIAQGTEMAEHFLNGITDMMGGLISRYHSISEEESSRFPGTARGEVIGKCPVCGSDVREGKKNYYCTGQECRFSLWKDDHFLASQGKKMDKATAKKFLKKGKVHYKDLVSKRTGKSYEATVEMVADSEGKAQFNLHFPQR; from the coding sequence ATGAAGTTAGTAATAGCAGAAAAGCCGTCTGTTGCGATGGCTCTGGCCAAGGTGGTCGGAGCAAGGGAACGGAAAGACGGATATGTGGAGGGAAAGGAGTATCTGATATCGTGGTGCGTTGGGCATCTCGTAGCATTCTGTGACGCATCGGAATATGATGAACGTTACAAAAAATGGAGATATGAAGACCTCCCGATCATACCGGAAGAATGGAAAAGGAAAGTCCTTGACGGGACAAAGAAGCAGTTCCAGATTTTAAAGAAACTGATGAACAGCAAAGAAGTGGATGAGGTCATCTGTGCCACAGATGCCGGAAGGGAAGGGGAGTTGATCTTCCGTTTTGTCTATGAGCAGGCAGGATGCAAAAAGCCGGTCAAAAGGCTCTGGATCTCATCCATGGAAGAACGTGCAATTAAAGAAGGGTTTGCATCGTTGAAAGACGGTTCGTGTTATGAAGACCTTTATCAGTCAGCCTTATGCAGGGCAAAAGCAGACTGGCTGGTGGGGATCAATGCGAGCCGTCTTTTTTCCGTCCTTTACAACCAGAACCTGAAAGTGGGCAGGGTGCAGACCCCGACCCTTGCCATGATCGTGGACAGGAACCAGAAGGTAAAGGAGTTTGTAAAAGAAAAATATTATGTAGCCCACTTAACATTCGGGGAGTTCGATGCAGTTTCTGAGCATTTCCAGAAAAAGGAGGAAGCAGACAAGGTGGCATCGGACTGTAAGGAACGCATGTGTCAGGTGGAGAAAGAAGATGTGCAGACGAAAACCATGCGGGCACCGAAACTGTATGACCTGACTTCTCTCCAGAGGGATGCCAACCGGCTCTTTGGTTACACGGCACAGCAGACGTTGGATTCTGTTCAGGAGATGTATGAAAAGAAGCTGGTGACGTATCCAAGGACGGACAGCCAGTATCTGACAGATGAGATGGGGAACAGTACGAAACAGCTTATTCAGTTGCTGTTATCCAGGATGCCTTTTGCGGAGGGGATTGCGTATGAACCGGATATTTCTAAAGTACTGAACTCTAAAAAGGTATCAGACCATCATGCAATTATCCCCACTTCGGAAGTGGAGAAAGCAGATCTTCAGAAGCTGAAAGAGAAGGAGAGGAACATCCTGTATCTGATCAGTGCCAGGGTACTCACCGCAACGGCGGATCCCTATATTTATGAGACCCATAAGTGCCAGCTGACCTGCAACTTTCATACGTTTTATTTCAATGCAAGGAAGACAAAACAGGAAGGGTTCCAGGCGATAGAGAAGAAACTGAAACACTTTTTGGGTGTCAGGGAACCGGAGCAGGAAGCGGAATTTGACCTTTACCTTGGAAGGAATATCGGACCGTGCAGCACTTCTGTTTCAGAAAACTTCACGCAGCCGCCCCGCCAGTATACGGAAGACACGCTTCTGGCGGCGATGGAGCGGGCAGGCAATGAAGAACTGACAGAGGATACGGAAAAGAAGGGGCTTGGTACACCGGCAACGAGAGCCGGGATCATTGAAAAGCTCATCCAGTCCGGCTTTGTAAAAAGGGAAAAGAAGAATCTGGTGCCGACAGATGCGGGGAATGTACTGGTCACAGTCCTTCCGGATGAGATCAAGTCCCCGAAGATGACAGCAGAGTGGGAGATGGCATTAAACCATATCGCACAGGGGACAGAGATGGCAGAGCATTTCTTAAATGGGATCACGGATATGATGGGAGGATTGATTTCCCGTTACCATTCGATTTCAGAGGAGGAAAGCAGCCGTTTTCCAGGAACCGCCAGGGGAGAAGTGATCGGGAAATGCCCGGTCTGTGGAAGTGATGTCCGGGAAGGGAAGAAGAATTATTACTGCACCGGGCAGGAATGCCGCTTTTCTTTGTGGAAGGATGACCATTTCCTTGCAAGCCAGGGGAAGAAGATGGACAAAGCAACGGCAAAAAAATTCCTGAAGAAAGGAAAAGTCCATTACAAAGATCTGGTATCGAAAAGAACCGGAAAAAGTTATGAAGCTACCGTAGAAATGGTTGCTGACAGTGAGGGAAAAGCACAGTTTAACCTGCATTTCCCCCAGCGGTAG
- a CDS encoding HrcA family transcriptional regulator, whose translation MSEWCLYGDDIREKFERRLEPDSLEGELIRYKEVLGEEFGLKELLTIEDLRVKALIAEAINNVPEFLLDQIGKARNSYEFPSLVRELERIADVMEEVVEGEGE comes from the coding sequence ATGTCAGAGTGGTGCTTATATGGTGATGATATAAGAGAAAAGTTTGAAAGACGGTTAGAACCGGATAGCCTTGAAGGCGAGTTAATCAGGTATAAGGAAGTTTTGGGTGAAGAATTTGGACTCAAAGAACTTCTGACTATTGAGGATTTAAGAGTAAAAGCATTGATAGCGGAGGCAATCAACAATGTACCGGAATTTTTACTGGATCAGATTGGAAAAGCCAGGAACAGTTATGAGTTCCCTTCGCTTGTAAGGGAATTGGAACGGATTGCAGATGTTATGGAAGAGGTCGTAGAGGGAGAAGGGGAATGA
- a CDS encoding JAB domain-containing protein, translated as MRRKYGIDQVSVRLVKEAPILSEEEISTPEDAIRVLGDTFKDYDREVVGVVHLRSDNVPINMTIISMGTLNQSLVHPREVLKVAFLSNAASILLFHNHPSGSLNPSKEDIALTGRMQQLCMLAGIPVIDHVILGNDQSYFSFREKKILPMEQIQYSVDLNDINLKVAEKEAENYGYEKPHKKSIKESLEENRKKITSGQKTSGVKKKRETTIE; from the coding sequence GTGAGAAGAAAATACGGAATTGACCAGGTATCGGTTCGGCTTGTAAAAGAAGCACCGATCCTGAGTGAGGAAGAGATCTCTACACCGGAAGATGCGATCCGGGTATTGGGAGATACCTTTAAAGACTATGACCGGGAGGTGGTAGGAGTGGTCCATCTTCGAAGTGATAATGTTCCCATTAACATGACTATCATCAGTATGGGGACACTGAACCAGTCACTGGTGCATCCGAGGGAAGTATTAAAGGTGGCGTTCTTATCGAATGCCGCTTCCATTCTTTTGTTCCACAACCATCCAAGCGGCAGCCTGAACCCATCAAAGGAGGACATTGCACTTACAGGCAGGATGCAGCAGCTTTGTATGTTGGCAGGAATCCCTGTGATTGACCATGTGATTCTCGGAAATGACCAGTCCTATTTTTCTTTCCGGGAAAAAAAGATCCTTCCTATGGAGCAGATTCAATACTCTGTGGATTTGAATGATATCAATCTGAAAGTGGCAGAAAAGGAAGCAGAAAATTATGGATATGAGAAACCACATAAAAAATCAATCAAGGAATCCCTGGAGGAAAACCGGAAAAAAATCACATCCGGTCAGAAAACATCCGGTGTGAAGAAAAAACGGGAAACGACGATAGAATGA
- a CDS encoding DUF5688 family protein produces MMNRKDFFEYVKDNVKDYLPEKYADANIHLQEVVKKNGLTLTAVVIPAKDTNITPNVYLDSFYQEYRNGKSPDACVGDVADLWIEKMDTDLDVDVNGMMDYGNVKDKLQVRMCDPDKNKEWLEDKAVTMHGDFAAYYTVNLSENKDGIASVSVTKALLEAWKIDVQTLHQDAMASDKNRGPALYAINDLMESSIMGEKPQNLLNGDRRAEEFFMPMFCLTNETKMNAASLILHEDIRKQIGEFMKGDFYILPSSIHETLLLPDNGDFDVKALNAMVKEVNATEVALEDILSDKVQFCDGRTAVMENAEKREARLEKEKAASAEKPAEKTGIHVKLEKAKEEMKAGDALGKPQGKTRDTAMVM; encoded by the coding sequence ATGATGAACAGAAAAGATTTTTTTGAATATGTGAAGGACAATGTGAAGGACTATCTTCCGGAAAAATATGCGGATGCCAATATCCATCTGCAGGAAGTAGTAAAGAAGAACGGGCTGACACTGACGGCGGTGGTCATTCCCGCAAAGGACACCAATATCACACCGAATGTATATCTGGATTCCTTTTACCAGGAATACCGGAACGGGAAAAGTCCGGATGCCTGTGTAGGGGATGTGGCAGACCTTTGGATTGAAAAAATGGATACGGACCTGGACGTTGATGTAAATGGCATGATGGATTACGGGAATGTCAAGGATAAGCTGCAGGTCAGGATGTGTGACCCGGATAAAAACAAAGAATGGCTGGAAGATAAAGCTGTGACCATGCATGGGGATTTCGCAGCTTATTATACGGTCAACCTGTCGGAAAATAAAGACGGCATTGCTTCTGTTTCCGTGACCAAAGCACTTTTAGAGGCGTGGAAGATTGATGTCCAGACGCTCCATCAGGATGCGATGGCATCGGATAAAAACCGTGGACCGGCTTTATACGCAATAAATGATCTGATGGAATCCTCGATTATGGGAGAAAAACCCCAGAATCTGTTGAACGGAGACAGGAGGGCAGAGGAATTTTTCATGCCTATGTTTTGCCTGACGAACGAAACAAAAATGAATGCGGCATCCCTGATCCTGCATGAGGATATCCGCAAACAGATCGGGGAGTTTATGAAGGGTGATTTTTATATCCTGCCTTCCTCCATCCATGAAACACTTCTTTTGCCGGATAATGGGGACTTTGATGTGAAAGCCCTGAATGCCATGGTAAAAGAAGTCAATGCAACAGAAGTAGCACTGGAAGATATTCTTTCGGATAAAGTGCAGTTTTGTGATGGCAGAACAGCCGTGATGGAAAATGCGGAGAAACGGGAAGCACGTCTGGAAAAAGAAAAAGCAGCTTCGGCAGAAAAGCCGGCAGAGAAAACCGGGATTCATGTGAAGCTGGAAAAGGCGAAGGAAGAGATGAAAGCAGGGGATGCTCTGGGAAAACCACAGGGTAAAACGAGAGATACGGCTATGGTAATGTAA